A genome region from Thermococcus sp. includes the following:
- a CDS encoding ArsR family transcriptional regulator, protein MPDEELAREVQELKKALEVMKTSFEIVSQMARAYLRLLNVYAEYGGLGIDVVIPEIKHDPIAREIVKILFDLRRANVSQITRELRGRRGKGSRNTVRAKLEELERLGIVREVPAKRGKTYTLSRDVVKRWLELIGMPIRFEQTNDY, encoded by the coding sequence ATGCCCGATGAGGAACTGGCCAGGGAAGTCCAGGAGCTCAAAAAGGCCCTCGAAGTAATGAAGACGAGCTTTGAGATAGTTTCTCAGATGGCCAGGGCATACCTCAGGCTCCTCAACGTTTACGCCGAGTACGGCGGGCTGGGTATAGACGTTGTTATCCCGGAGATAAAGCACGACCCGATAGCGAGGGAGATAGTAAAGATACTCTTCGACCTCAGAAGGGCCAACGTGAGCCAGATAACGCGCGAGCTGAGGGGCAGGCGGGGTAAGGGCTCCCGCAACACCGTGCGGGCAAAGCTGGAGGAGCTTGAGAGGCTGGGCATCGTCAGGGAAGTTCCGGCAAAGAGGGGTAAAACCTACACCCTCTCCAGGGACGTGGTCAAAAGGTGGTTAGAGCTGATCGGAATGCCGATTAGGTTTGAGCAGACTAACGATTATTGA